CTTCGTAAAAGGATACCTCCATCGCGGTCTCTTCCTTGAGAAAAGGAAGAATGTCCTCTAAGTATTCCTTAGAAACCGGAAGCTGTTCGAAGTCGTTGGTATCCATGAAGATGATGTCGTCTCCGTCGGAATAACAGATCGTCATCTGTCTTTTTTCCAAGTCCACGGATTCCAATTTCTCCGCAGCCTTGAACGTACGCTCTATGGAGCTGTTCCGGACCAGGTTCTTCAATTTGGTTCTGATGAAAGCCGATCCCTTGCCGGGATTGACGAATTCGCTTTTGACTACGGAGTAGAGTTCCCCCTCTACTTTAAGGACCATGCCTTTCCTGACTTCGGTGATTCCTAAGTTCATAAACGACCTAAAAAAAGGATTGCGCTCCTTCTATATCCGAGCGGGAAAGCGAGGTGTCAAGGAAAAAGAACCGGTTTTCCCAAAGCCCTTTTTTTGGTTTTTTTTTGCAGGAAAAAGGTTGCCGATTCGTTTTTTACCCGTCTATAGTACTGTAGACCTATGAAACGGTTCAGCCTAAACTTACTGGCTTCGCTTCTCTCCTTGCTTTTCGTTTCCGAATTGCTAGGCCAAGATTTCTCCGGGGGGAAGATGCGTGTTCTTTCCAAAAAAGCCCGGATCCAAGAGTTCAAAGAAATCGTTTCTTCCCATCATCCTCCTCTCTCTTCCGGAGAAGACGACAAGGGAGTCCTTTCCAGCATCCGCCCTCAGGCGGGCTTCGGAGCGGCGGATCGCTCCCATACGGATTTCAGAATCAAGGAAATCTTCGGTTCTCATCATACTTTATCCTATCGTTATCTTTTTCTCCCTCCTCCGGCTTGAATCGGAAATCCAGTTCTGTAAGTCCCTCAGGGAGGTTGTTCCCGGGAGAGAAGCGGCGGCGAATTTGGGCAAAAAATGCGCCGTCCATAAAAAAGCGGGAACCCGCTCATCCTTCTCCTAAGTCTCCAACCGAAATCGATGAGTCCACCTCCCCGAGGTTTTATATAAATATAAATTTCCGTCGGAAACCCTACCGGTTTCCGATTTTTTTTGAGGGATCTTAGGTTGACTTCCCCCCGACTCGCCAAAACAAGAGTGTTGCAGGGAGAAAAAACTCTGAGAACTTCGTCCGACCATCGCGAACAACTCACTCCAGTTTCCACCGATCCGGAATGGGAGAATTGGAAATGGCAAATCCAACATCGAATCCGGGACGAAGAAACGCTTGCCCGTCATCTGGAACTCACTTCCGACGAACGGGACTCTTTAAAGAAATGCGATGAGCTCTTCTCCTTTTCCGTCACGCCTTATTATCTCGGCCTGGCGGACCCGAAGAACCGCAACTGCCCCATCCGGCTGCAAGTCGTGCCTAGAAAAGAGGAATGGATCCCTCGGGTTTGGGACAGGCCGGATCCTCTGGCGGAGGAATCCTATATGCCCGTCAAAGGGGTCACGCATAGATATCCGGACCGGGCACTCTGGTACTTGTCCCATGTTTGCGCCGTGTATTGTCGTTTTTGCACCCGAAAGAGAAAAGTGTCCCAATCTTCCCAGACTCCCGACGGAGAAGACTGGAAACTTGCATTGGAATATTTCAAGAGTCGTCCGGAGATCCGCGAAGTGATCCTTTCCGGCGGGGACCCGTTGAATTTATCCGATTCCAAATTGGATTTTTTGTTAAGCGAACTAAAACGCATTCCTCATATCAATCAGGTTCGGATCCACACGCGTTATCCGGTCACTCTCCCGATGCGCATTACCTCGGAATTCTGCGCCGTACTCCGCAGGCATTTTCCCGTCTACCTAGTGACTCATTTCAATCATCCTAAGGAATTGACGGACTTTTCCAAGGAAAAGATCCGGATGTTGGTCCAAGACGGATCCGCTACGGTACTGAACCAATCCGTATTGCTGAAGGACATCAACGATTCCGTGGAAACTCTCGAGGAGTTGTTCTACGGTTTGACCTCGGCAGGAATCAAACCTTACTACCTGCACCATTGCGACGAGGTGTACGGTTCCGCTCATTTTCGGGTTCCGATTTCGAAGGGAGTGGAATTGATGAAGTCGATCCGAGGTAGGATCAGCGGGCTTTGCGTTCCTCTGTACGTCGTGGACCTTACGGGAGGAGGAGGCAAGGTCCCTCTTCCGGCGGAGTACTTGGAGGAGAAAAAATCTTCCTCTTACGTATTCCGAAATTACAGAGGGGATCTGTATGAAATCGGTTATTAGATTCCTGTTCGTTGTCGCATTGGTTTGGAATTGCAAAACTCCGGCGGGGGAAGGCAAGGCAAGCGTAGTGGAAAACCCGGCGGTGCTCCGCCTGAATTATGACGTGGTCTATTACGCGCAGGGAAATGCCGTGGTATTGGATTTCGGTCGTTTGTTCGCCAGAGGTTTGTATTACGACTGCAAGATCACCGACACCGCCTCCAACTTCGATCGATTCCGAGCCTCTTCTTATACCGAGGACAACGCGAACGACTTCCGCTATTTGGTTTCCGAATCGGAACAGGCCAAAATGAGCGGGAGGCAGTTCCAATATTTCCCCATGAAGGAAGACACCCGGTCGACCGTCTTTTCCGGCTGTAGACATTCCTCCTCCGCTTCCGAATCCTGCTACGTCCGTTGGGAATGGCAAAGGGGGAATTTTATCTTCGTATTCGAAACCGAAATGGAAAATAAGAAAGGGTTGAGCACTTTGGAGCTGGGAAAGGAATTCCACGATTTCGTAAGCCGTCGGATCCGGGCCTTTTGATATCGGAATTGCCTGTTTCCCATATTTTCGTATTTTCTTGACCGAATCCGTTCCGACAACTACCCTATCCGTCGAGGGGTCTGCCCCGGGGTTTTTGAGCGTATATGTGGTTGAAATTAGGGGATACGGAAGTCATTAATCTGGACTTTATTTCCTCTATCCGGAAGAATTCTTCGGGGAACACCATAGAAATCACCTACCACGACTTCAACCACGTAAAATCCCTGCCTTTCGGAGATGCGGAAACCAGGGACAAGGCATACAAAGCGATTTTGGAAAACCTTTCGCGGATGCGGCTTTTTTTCGAGTGATAGAGAAGATGGAAAAGATTAAGGAAAATCTCTCGAGCGTATCCTCCCTGAAACCGTTCGAACTTATTTTTTACGGCTCCCGCCAGAGAGGGGACGCGAACCCTTCTTCCGATTTTAATTTCTTTCTCTTGGCGGACCCTTCCGACCAGCTCAAGAGCAATTTCATCCGCGAAATCAACAAGGCGCTCGAACCTTTGCAGGAACAAGGTCCGGTAAACCTGGTCTCCGGAGATTGGGACAGTTTCCGATTGAGAATGAAAAGTTTCGATCCGGGAGCGGTTCACATCTGCGAATTGGGAGAACCCTATTTCGGTTCCGAATACTTCCCCATCATCAAGGAAGAATGGGACAAGACCAAGTTGGAACCCGTGGACGGGATCTCCGCAGGAAAATACCTTCGCAAAAGATACCGCTTTTTTAAAGGAATCGTTCCCAGGAATACGAAAGAGGACGTGATCCGGATGGAGAGGCTTTTGGCGATCTATCTCCAAAACTGGATGTTCCGTTATATCGGCGATCTGGGCGTGGGAGAAATCGTAAATTCCGACATCCCATCCCGGATCGGACCTATGTTCCGGATTCTCTACTCCAAGGAAGCGAAGGGGAATGTACTGGAACTCGTGGAACTCTATCACGAAATCGTAAAATTAAAGACGGAACTTCGGACTCCGGAATCCCCTTTTTCGGCCCAGCGTTTCCAACAGATCAAGGATACCCTCAGATTCGAAGAAAAAGAGATCCGGATCCTAAAGTTGAATTATTGATCCGGATCGTCCTCTCTGCGG
The DNA window shown above is from Leptospira fletcheri and carries:
- the efp gene encoding elongation factor P; amino-acid sequence: MNLGITEVRKGMVLKVEGELYSVVKSEFVNPGKGSAFIRTKLKNLVRNSSIERTFKAAEKLESVDLEKRQMTICYSDGDDIIFMDTNDFEQLPVSKEYLEDILPFLKEETAMEVSFYEGKPIGVTPPNFAILEVTYAEEGLKGDTSGTALKRVTVETGGEINVPIFVKQGDVVKIDLRDLTYVERVNK
- a CDS encoding KamA family radical SAM protein, which translates into the protein MRTSSDHREQLTPVSTDPEWENWKWQIQHRIRDEETLARHLELTSDERDSLKKCDELFSFSVTPYYLGLADPKNRNCPIRLQVVPRKEEWIPRVWDRPDPLAEESYMPVKGVTHRYPDRALWYLSHVCAVYCRFCTRKRKVSQSSQTPDGEDWKLALEYFKSRPEIREVILSGGDPLNLSDSKLDFLLSELKRIPHINQVRIHTRYPVTLPMRITSEFCAVLRRHFPVYLVTHFNHPKELTDFSKEKIRMLVQDGSATVLNQSVLLKDINDSVETLEELFYGLTSAGIKPYYLHHCDEVYGSAHFRVPISKGVELMKSIRGRISGLCVPLYVVDLTGGGGKVPLPAEYLEEKKSSSYVFRNYRGDLYEIGY